In Escherichia ruysiae, a genomic segment contains:
- a CDS encoding YniB family protein, producing MTYQQAGRIAVLKRILGWVIFIPTLVSTLISLLKFMNVRQESQEGINAVMLDFAHVMIDMMQANTPFLNLFWYNSPTPNFNGGVNVMFWVIFILIFVGLALQDSGARMSRQARFLREGVEDQLILEKAKGEEGLTREQIESRIVVPHHTIFLQIFSLYILPVICIAAGYVFFSLLGFI from the coding sequence ATGACGTATCAACAAGCTGGACGCATTGCTGTTTTGAAAAGGATTTTGGGTTGGGTGATTTTTATACCGACACTTGTTTCCACGTTAATTTCCTTGCTGAAGTTTATGAATGTCCGGCAAGAATCCCAGGAAGGTATCAATGCTGTAATGCTCGACTTTGCGCATGTCATGATCGATATGATGCAGGCGAATACGCCTTTTCTGAATCTGTTCTGGTACAACTCACCGACGCCCAATTTTAATGGTGGCGTGAACGTTATGTTTTGGGTGATTTTCATCCTGATATTTGTGGGGCTTGCGCTGCAAGACTCTGGTGCCCGTATGAGCCGCCAGGCGCGCTTTTTGCGCGAAGGTGTTGAGGATCAACTCATTCTGGAGAAGGCTAAAGGGGAAGAGGGGTTAACGCGTGAACAGATTGAGTCACGCATTGTTGTGCCACACCATACTATTTTCTTACAGATTTTCTCACTCTATATCCTGCCGGTAATTTGTATTGCTGCGGGGTATGTGTTCTTTTCTTTGCTTGGATTTATTTAA
- a CDS encoding fructosamine kinase family protein has translation MWQAISRLLSEQLGEGEIELRNELPGGEVHAAWHLRYAGRDFFVKCDERELLSGFTAEADQLELLSRSKTVSVPKVWAVGADRDYSFLVMDYLPPRPLDAHNAFILGQQIAHLHQWSDQPQFGLDFDNALSTTPQPNTWQRRWSTFFAEQRIGWQLELAAEKGIAFGNIDSIVEHIKQRLSSHQPQPSLLHGDLWSGNCALGPEGPYIFDPACYWGDRECDLAMLPLHTEQPPQIYDGYQSVSPLPADFLERQPIYQLYTLLNRARLFGGQHLVIAQQSLDRLLAA, from the coding sequence ATGTGGCAGGCAATCAGTCGTCTTTTGAGCGAGCAGTTAGGTGAAGGCGAAATCGAACTGCGTAATGAACTGCCTGGCGGAGAAGTCCATGCCGCATGGCATTTACGCTACGCAGGACGTGACTTTTTCGTCAAATGTGATGAAAGGGAACTGCTTTCCGGTTTTACCGCCGAAGCCGACCAGCTGGAATTACTGTCGCGCAGTAAAACGGTCAGCGTGCCTAAAGTCTGGGCTGTTGGCGCTGACCGCGACTACAGTTTTTTGGTGATGGACTATCTCCCGCCCCGCCCGTTGGATGCACATAACGCATTTATTTTAGGACAGCAAATTGCGCACCTGCATCAATGGAGTGACCAGCCGCAATTTGGCCTCGATTTCGATAACGCACTTTCCACTACTCCACAACCCAATACCTGGCAACGTCGCTGGTCAACGTTCTTTGCTGAACAACGTATTGGCTGGCAACTGGAACTGGCAGCAGAAAAAGGGATCGCCTTCGGCAATATCGACTCCATCGTCGAGCATATTAAGCAACGCCTGAGCTCTCATCAGCCACAGCCATCACTGTTACACGGCGATTTATGGTCTGGAAACTGCGCTCTGGGCCCGGAGGGGCCGTATATATTCGACCCTGCTTGTTACTGGGGCGACAGAGAGTGCGATCTGGCGATGTTGCCACTGCATACCGAACAGCCGCCACAAATCTATGACGGCTATCAGTCCGTTTCACCGCTACCGGCAGATTTCCTCGAACGTCAACCAATTTACCAACTCTACACGTTGCTTAACCGTGCAAGGTTGTTTGGCGGGCAGCATTTGGTTATTGCCCAGCAGTCACTGGATAGATTGTTAGCTGCGTGA
- the ghoS gene encoding type V toxin-antitoxin system endoribonuclease antitoxin GhoS → MAGGDLVRYVITVMLHEDTLTEINELNNFLTRDGFLLTMTDDDGNIHELGTNTFGLISTQSEDEIRELVAALTQSATGKDPEIMITTWEDWHSNRK, encoded by the coding sequence ATGGCTGGTGGCGATCTTGTCCGTTATGTCATTACTGTCATGTTGCATGAAGACACATTAACTGAAATTAATGAGTTAAATAACTTTCTGACACGCGACGGTTTTTTACTGACCATGACGGATGATGACGGAAATATCCATGAGCTGGGAACGAACACCTTTGGGCTTATCAGTACTCAAAGTGAAGATGAAATAAGAGAGCTGGTTGCCGCACTCACCCAAAGCGCCACAGGCAAAGACCCAGAGATCATGATCACCACCTGGGAGGACTGGCATAGCAACAGAAAATAA
- the pfkB gene encoding 6-phosphofructokinase II translates to MVRIYTLTLAPSLDSATITPQIYPEGKLRCTAPVFEPGGGGINVARAIAHLGGSATAIFPAGGATGEHLVSLLADENVPVATVEAKDWTRQNLHVHVESTGEQYRFVMPGATLSDDEYRQLEEQVLEIESGAILVISGSLPPGVKLEKLTQLISAAQRQGIRCIVDSSGEALSAALAIGNIELVKPNQKELSALVNRELTQPDDVRKAAQEIVNSGKAKRVVVSLGPQGALGVDSENCIQVVPPPVKSQSTVGAGDSMVGAMTLKLAENASLAEMVRFGVAAGSAATLNQGTRLCSHDDTQKIYAYLSHL, encoded by the coding sequence ATGGTACGTATCTATACGTTGACACTTGCGCCCTCTCTCGATAGCGCAACAATTACCCCGCAAATTTATCCCGAAGGAAAACTGCGTTGTACCGCACCGGTGTTCGAGCCCGGTGGCGGCGGTATTAACGTCGCCCGCGCCATTGCCCACCTTGGTGGGAGCGCCACGGCAATCTTCCCGGCTGGCGGAGCGACTGGCGAACATCTGGTTTCACTGCTGGCTGATGAAAATGTCCCGGTTGCGACTGTCGAAGCAAAAGACTGGACCCGCCAGAATCTGCACGTACATGTGGAGTCTACAGGTGAACAGTACCGATTTGTCATGCCTGGCGCGACATTAAGTGACGATGAATATCGTCAACTTGAAGAGCAAGTTCTGGAAATTGAATCTGGAGCCATTCTGGTCATAAGCGGAAGCCTGCCCCCAGGTGTGAAGCTGGAAAAATTAACTCAGCTTATTTCAGCTGCGCAAAGACAAGGGATTCGCTGCATCGTCGACAGTTCTGGCGAGGCTTTAAGTGCAGCCCTGGCCATTGGCAACATTGAACTGGTTAAACCTAACCAGAAAGAGCTAAGCGCACTGGTTAACCGCGAACTCACCCAGCCTGATGATGTACGCAAAGCCGCGCAGGAAATCGTTAATAGCGGCAAAGCCAAACGGGTTGTCGTTTCCCTTGGCCCGCAGGGCGCGCTGGGGGTGGACAGCGAAAACTGCATTCAGGTTGTGCCACCACCGGTGAAAAGCCAGAGTACCGTCGGTGCAGGTGACAGCATGGTCGGCGCGATGACGCTGAAGCTGGCAGAAAATGCCTCTCTTGCAGAGATGGTTCGTTTTGGGGTCGCTGCGGGCAGCGCCGCCACGCTCAATCAAGGAACTCGTCTGTGCTCCCATGACGATACGCAAAAAATTTACGCTTACCTTTCCCACTTATAG
- a CDS encoding DUF481 domain-containing protein: MKLLKTVPAIVMLAGGMFASLNAAADDSVFTVMDDPASAKKPFEGNLNAGYLAQSGNTKSSSLTADTTMTWYGHSTAWSLWGNASNTSSNDERSSEKYAAGGRSRFNLTDYDYLFGQASWLTDRYNGYRERDVLTAGYGRQFLNGPVHSFRFEFGPGVRYDKYTDNSSKTQPLGYASGAYAWQLTDNAKITQGVSVFGAEDTTLNSESALNVAINEHFGLKVAYNVTWNSEPPESAPEHTDRRTTLSLGYKM, translated from the coding sequence ATGAAGCTTTTGAAGACAGTTCCTGCCATCGTTATGTTGGCGGGGGGTATGTTTGCGTCTCTGAATGCAGCTGCCGATGATTCCGTTTTTACTGTCATGGACGATCCTGCCAGCGCCAAAAAACCTTTTGAAGGTAATCTGAATGCAGGCTACCTTGCACAATCAGGTAACACGAAAAGTTCTTCACTAACGGCTGATACCACTATGACCTGGTATGGGCATTCTACTGCCTGGTCGCTGTGGGGGAATGCCAGTAATACTTCTTCTAACGATGAGCGTTCTTCGGAAAAATATGCGGCGGGCGGGCGTAGCCGTTTTAATTTAACTGACTATGACTATTTATTTGGTCAGGCAAGCTGGCTGACAGACCGCTATAACGGTTATCGCGAACGCGATGTGTTGACTGCGGGTTATGGTCGCCAGTTTTTGAATGGCCCGGTACACAGCTTCCGCTTTGAATTCGGTCCTGGCGTGCGTTACGACAAATATACCGACAATTCCAGTAAAACCCAGCCGCTGGGTTATGCTTCAGGGGCTTACGCGTGGCAGTTGACCGACAACGCGAAAATTACCCAGGGCGTTTCCGTCTTTGGCGCAGAAGATACGACACTGAACTCGGAAAGCGCGTTAAATGTGGCTATTAATGAACATTTCGGTCTGAAGGTGGCGTACAACGTTACATGGAACTCTGAACCGCCTGAATCGGCTCCAGAACATACCGATCGCCGAACAACGTTATCGCTGGGATATAAAATGTAA
- the yniD gene encoding small membrane protein YniD yields MPTKRFDKKHWKMVVVLLAICGAMLLLRWAAMIWG; encoded by the coding sequence ATGCCGACAAAACGTTTTGACAAAAAACACTGGAAGATGGTGGTGGTGCTACTGGCTATTTGTGGCGCTATGCTGTTACTGCGTTGGGCGGCAATGATTTGGGGTTGA
- the thrS gene encoding threonine--tRNA ligase, with product MPVITLPDGSQRHYDHAVSPMDVALDIGPGLAKACIAGRVNGELVDACDLIENDAQLSIITAKDEEGLEIIRHSCAHLLGHAIKQLWPHTKMAIGPVIDNGFYYDVDLDRTLTQEDVEALEKRMHELAEKNYDVIKKKVSWHEARETFVKRGESYKVSILDENIAHDDQPGLYFHEEYVDMCRGPHVPNMRFCHHFKLMKTAGAYWRGDSNNKMLQRIYGTAWADKKALNAYLQRLEEAAKRDHRKIGKQLDLYHMQEEAPGMVFWHNDGWTIFRELEVFVRSKLKEYQYQEVKGPFMMDRVLWEKTGHWDNYKDAMFTTSSENREYCIKPMNCPGHVQIFNQGLKSYRDLPLRMAEFGSCHRNEPSGSLHGLMRVRGFTQDDAHIFCTEEQIRDEVNGCIRLVYDMYSTFGFEKIVVKLSTRPEKRIGSDEMWDRAEADLAVALEENNIPFEYQLGEGAFYGPKIEFTLYDCLDRAWQCGTVQLDFSLPSRLSASYVGEDNERKVPVMIHRAILGSMERFIGILTEEFAGFFPTWLAPVQVVIMNITDSQSEYVNELTQKLSNAGIRVKADLRNEKIGFKIREHTLRRVPYMLVCGDKEVESGKVAVRTRRGKDLGSMDVNEVIEKLQQEIRSRSLKQLEE from the coding sequence ATGCCTGTTATTACTCTTCCTGATGGCAGCCAACGCCATTACGACCACGCTGTCAGTCCCATGGATGTTGCGCTGGACATTGGTCCAGGTCTGGCGAAAGCCTGTATCGCAGGGCGCGTAAATGGTGAGCTGGTTGATGCTTGCGATCTGATTGAAAACGACGCACAACTGTCGATCATTACCGCAAAAGACGAAGAAGGTCTGGAGATCATTCGTCACTCCTGCGCGCACCTGTTAGGGCACGCGATTAAACAACTTTGGCCGCATACCAAAATGGCAATCGGCCCGGTTATTGACAACGGTTTCTATTACGACGTTGATCTTGACCGCACGTTAACCCAGGAAGATGTCGAAGCACTCGAGAAGCGGATGCATGAGCTTGCTGAGAAAAACTACGACGTCATTAAGAAGAAAGTCAGCTGGCACGAAGCGCGTGAAACGTTTGTTAAACGCGGCGAGAGCTATAAAGTCTCCATCCTGGACGAAAATATTGCCCATGATGACCAGCCAGGCCTCTATTTCCATGAAGAATATGTCGATATGTGCCGTGGTCCGCACGTACCGAATATGCGTTTCTGCCATCATTTCAAACTGATGAAAACGGCAGGCGCTTACTGGCGCGGCGACAGCAACAACAAAATGTTGCAGCGTATTTACGGTACTGCGTGGGCAGATAAAAAAGCCCTCAACGCTTACCTGCAGCGCCTGGAAGAAGCCGCTAAACGCGATCACCGTAAAATCGGTAAGCAGCTTGACCTGTATCATATGCAGGAAGAAGCACCGGGTATGGTATTCTGGCACAACGACGGCTGGACAATCTTCCGCGAACTGGAAGTGTTCGTTCGTTCTAAACTGAAAGAGTACCAGTATCAGGAAGTAAAAGGTCCGTTCATGATGGACCGCGTCCTGTGGGAAAAAACCGGTCACTGGGACAACTACAAAGATGCGATGTTCACCACGTCTTCAGAGAACCGTGAATACTGCATTAAGCCGATGAACTGCCCGGGGCACGTACAAATTTTCAACCAGGGGCTGAAGTCGTATCGCGATCTGCCGCTGCGTATGGCCGAGTTCGGTAGCTGCCATCGTAACGAGCCGTCAGGTTCTCTGCATGGCCTGATGCGTGTACGTGGTTTTACCCAGGATGACGCGCATATCTTCTGTACTGAAGAACAAATTCGCGATGAAGTTAACGGATGTATCCGTTTAGTCTATGATATGTACAGCACTTTTGGCTTCGAAAAAATCGTGGTCAAACTTTCCACTCGTCCTGAAAAACGTATTGGTAGCGACGAAATGTGGGATCGTGCTGAGGCGGATCTGGCGGTTGCGCTGGAAGAAAACAACATCCCGTTTGAATATCAACTGGGTGAAGGCGCTTTCTACGGTCCGAAAATTGAATTTACCCTGTATGACTGCCTCGATCGTGCATGGCAGTGCGGTACAGTACAGCTGGACTTCTCCTTGCCGTCTCGTCTGAGCGCCTCCTATGTAGGCGAAGACAACGAGCGTAAGGTTCCGGTAATGATTCACCGCGCAATTCTGGGGTCAATGGAACGTTTCATTGGTATCCTGACCGAAGAGTTCGCTGGTTTCTTCCCGACCTGGCTTGCGCCAGTGCAGGTTGTTATCATGAACATTACCGATTCTCAGTCTGAATACGTTAACGAATTGACGCAAAAACTATCAAATGCGGGCATTCGTGTTAAAGCAGACTTGAGAAATGAGAAGATTGGCTTTAAAATCCGCGAGCACACTTTGCGTCGCGTCCCATATATGCTGGTCTGTGGTGATAAAGAGGTGGAATCTGGCAAAGTTGCCGTTCGCACCCGCCGTGGTAAAGACCTGGGAAGCATGGACGTAAATGAAGTGATCGAGAAGCTGCAACAAGAGATTCGCAGCCGCAGTCTTAAACAATTGGAGGAATAA
- the infC gene encoding translation initiation factor IF-3 — MKGGKRVQTARPNRINGEIRAQEVRLTGLEGEQLGIVSLREALEKAEEAGVDLVEISPNAEPPVCRIMDYGKFLYEKSKSSKEQKKKQKVIQVKEIKFRPGTDEGDYQVKLRSLIRFLEEGDKAKITLRFRGREMAHQQIGMEVLNRVKDDLQELAVVESFPTKIEGRQMIMVLAPKKKQ; from the coding sequence ATTAAAGGCGGAAAACGAGTTCAAACGGCGCGCCCTAACCGTATCAATGGCGAAATTCGCGCCCAGGAAGTTCGCTTAACAGGTCTGGAAGGCGAGCAGCTTGGTATTGTGAGTCTGAGAGAAGCTCTGGAGAAAGCAGAAGAAGCCGGAGTAGACTTAGTCGAGATCAGCCCTAACGCCGAGCCGCCGGTTTGTCGTATCATGGATTACGGCAAATTCCTCTATGAAAAGAGCAAGTCTTCTAAGGAACAGAAGAAAAAGCAAAAAGTTATCCAGGTTAAGGAAATCAAATTCCGTCCTGGTACAGATGAAGGCGACTATCAGGTAAAACTCCGCAGCCTGATTCGCTTTCTGGAAGAGGGTGACAAAGCCAAAATCACACTGCGTTTCCGTGGTCGTGAGATGGCGCACCAGCAAATCGGTATGGAAGTGCTTAATCGCGTGAAAGACGATTTGCAAGAACTGGCAGTGGTCGAATCCTTCCCAACGAAGATCGAAGGCCGCCAGATGATCATGGTGCTCGCTCCTAAGAAGAAACAGTAA
- the rpmI gene encoding 50S ribosomal protein L35, producing MPKIKTVRGAAKRFKKTGKGGFKHKHANLRHILTKKATKRKRHLRPKAMVSKGDLGLVIACLPYA from the coding sequence ATGCCAAAAATTAAGACCGTACGCGGTGCTGCTAAGCGCTTCAAAAAAACCGGTAAAGGTGGTTTTAAGCACAAGCACGCTAACCTGCGTCACATTCTGACCAAAAAAGCGACCAAACGTAAACGTCACCTGCGTCCGAAAGCCATGGTTTCCAAAGGCGATCTGGGTCTGGTAATCGCGTGCCTGCCGTACGCATAA
- the rplT gene encoding 50S ribosomal protein L20, translating into MARVKRGVIARARHKKILKQAKGYYGARSRVYRVAFQAVIKAGQYAYRDRRQRKRQFRQLWIARINAAARQNGISYSKFINGLKKASVEIDRKILADIAVFDKVAFTALVEKAKAALA; encoded by the coding sequence ATGGCTCGCGTAAAACGTGGTGTTATTGCACGCGCACGTCACAAGAAAATTTTGAAACAAGCTAAAGGTTACTACGGTGCGCGTTCTCGCGTATACCGCGTTGCCTTCCAGGCTGTTATCAAAGCTGGTCAGTATGCTTACCGTGACCGTCGTCAACGTAAGCGTCAGTTCCGTCAACTGTGGATTGCGCGTATCAACGCAGCAGCACGTCAGAACGGTATTTCTTACAGCAAATTCATCAATGGCCTGAAAAAAGCCTCTGTTGAAATCGACCGTAAGATCCTGGCTGATATCGCTGTATTCGACAAAGTAGCGTTCACCGCTCTGGTTGAAAAAGCGAAAGCAGCTCTGGCATAA
- the pheM gene encoding pheST operon leader peptide PheM — MNAAIFRFFFYFST, encoded by the coding sequence ATGAATGCTGCTATTTTCCGCTTCTTTTTTTACTTTAGCACCTGA
- the pheS gene encoding phenylalanine--tRNA ligase subunit alpha, with protein sequence MSHLAELVASAKAAISQASDVAALDNVRVEYLGKKGHLTLQMTTLRELPPEERPAAGAVINEAKEQVQQALNARKAELESAALNARLAAETIDVSLPGRRIENGGLHPVTRTIDRIESFFGELGFTVATGPEIEDDYHNFDALNIPGHHPARADHDTFWFDATRLLRTQTSGVQIRTMKAQQPPIRIIAPGRVYRNDYDQTHTPMFHQMEGLIVDTNISFTNLKGTLHDFLRNFFEEDLQIRFRPSYFPFTEPSAEVDVMGKNGKWLEVLGCGMVHPNVLRNVGIDPEVYSGFAFGMGMERLTMLRYGVTDLRSFFENDLRFLKQFK encoded by the coding sequence ATGTCACATCTCGCAGAACTGGTTGCCAGTGCGAAGGCGGCCATTAGCCAGGCGTCAGATGTTGCCGCGTTAGACAATGTGCGCGTCGAATATTTGGGTAAAAAAGGGCACTTAACCCTTCAGATGACGACCCTGCGTGAACTGCCGCCAGAAGAACGCCCGGCAGCCGGTGCGGTTATCAACGAAGCGAAAGAGCAGGTGCAGCAGGCGTTGAATGCGCGTAAAGCCGAACTGGAAAGCGCGGCGCTGAATGCGCGCCTGGCGGCGGAAACTATTGATGTCTCCCTGCCTGGTCGCCGTATTGAAAACGGCGGTCTGCATCCGGTGACTCGGACCATCGACCGTATCGAAAGTTTCTTCGGTGAGCTTGGCTTTACCGTGGCAACCGGGCCGGAAATCGAAGATGATTATCATAACTTCGATGCTCTGAACATTCCTGGTCACCACCCGGCGCGCGCTGACCACGACACTTTCTGGTTTGATGCAACCCGCCTGCTGCGTACCCAGACGTCTGGCGTACAGATCCGTACCATGAAAGCTCAGCAGCCGCCGATTCGTATCATCGCGCCTGGACGTGTTTATCGTAACGACTACGACCAGACCCACACGCCGATGTTCCATCAGATGGAAGGCCTGATTGTTGATACCAATATCAGCTTCACCAACCTGAAAGGCACGCTGCACGATTTCCTGCGTAACTTCTTTGAAGAAGATTTGCAGATTCGTTTCCGTCCTTCTTATTTCCCGTTCACCGAACCGTCTGCAGAAGTTGACGTCATGGGTAAAAACGGCAAATGGCTGGAAGTGCTGGGTTGTGGGATGGTGCATCCGAACGTGCTGCGTAACGTTGGTATCGACCCGGAAGTTTACTCTGGTTTCGCCTTCGGGATGGGGATGGAGCGTCTGACCATGTTGCGTTATGGCGTCACCGACCTGCGTTCATTCTTCGAAAACGATCTGCGTTTCCTCAAACAGTTTAAATAA
- the pheT gene encoding phenylalanine--tRNA ligase subunit beta, which produces MKFSELWLREWVNPAIDSDALANQITMAGLEVDGVEPVAGSFHGVVVGEVVECAQHPNADKLRVTKVNVGGDRLLDIVCGAPNCRQGLRVAVATIGAVLPGDFKIKAAKLRGEPSEGMLCSFSELGISDDHNGIIELPADAPIGTDIREYLKLDDNTIEISVTPNRADCLGIIGVARDVAVLNQLPLIEPEIVPVGATIDDTLPIAVEAPEACPRYLGRVVKGINVKAPTPLWMKEKLRRCGIRSIDAVVDVTNYVLLELGQPMHAFDKDRIEGGIVVRMAKEGETLVLLDGTEAKLNADTLVIADHNKALAMGGIFGGEHSGVNEETQNVLLECAFFSPLSITGRARRHGLHTDASHRYERGVDPALQHKAMERATRLLIDICGGEAGPVIDITNEATLPKRATITLRRSKLDRLIGHHIADEQVTDILRRLGCEVTEGKDEWQAVAPSWRFDMEIEEDLVEEVARVYGYNNIPDEPVQASLIMGTHREADLSLKRVKTLLNDKGYQEVITYSFVDPKVQQLIHPGVEALLLPSPISVEMSAMRLSLWTGLLATVVYNQNRQQNRVRIFESGLRFVPDTQAPLGIRQDLMLAGVICGNRYEEHWNLAKETVDFYDLKGDLESVLDLTGKLADVEFRAEANPALHPGQSAAIYLKGERIGFVGVVHPELERKLDLNGRTLVFELEWNKLADRVVPQAREISRFPANRRDIAVVVAENVPAADILSECKKVGVNQVVGVNLFDVYRGKGVAEGYKSLAISLILQDTSRTLEEEEIAATVAKCVEALKERFQASLRD; this is translated from the coding sequence ATGAAATTCAGTGAACTGTGGTTACGCGAATGGGTGAACCCGGCGATTGATAGCGACGCGCTGGCGAATCAAATCACCATGGCGGGTCTGGAAGTTGACGGTGTAGAACCGGTTGCCGGTAGCTTCCACGGCGTGGTTGTTGGTGAAGTGGTTGAGTGTGCCCAGCATCCGAATGCGGACAAACTGCGTGTGACCAAAGTTAATGTCGGCGGCGATCGTCTGCTTGATATCGTCTGCGGTGCGCCAAACTGCCGCCAGGGCCTGCGTGTGGCGGTAGCGACCATTGGTGCTGTACTGCCGGGCGATTTCAAAATTAAAGCGGCGAAACTGCGTGGTGAACCGTCTGAAGGGATGCTGTGTTCCTTCTCTGAGCTGGGGATTTCTGACGATCACAACGGCATTATCGAACTGCCAGCGGATGCGCCAATTGGCACCGACATCCGCGAATACCTGAAACTTGATGATAACACCATCGAAATCAGCGTTACGCCAAACCGTGCCGACTGCTTAGGCATCATTGGTGTTGCGCGTGACGTGGCTGTGCTGAATCAACTACCGCTGATTGAACCGGAAATCGTTCCGGTTGGTGCGACCATCGACGACACGCTGCCGATTGCAGTAGAAGCGCCGGAAGCCTGCCCGCGTTATCTTGGCCGCGTTGTAAAAGGTATTAATGTTAAAGCGCCAACCCCGCTGTGGATGAAAGAAAAACTGCGTCGCTGCGGTATTCGTTCCATTGATGCGGTAGTTGACGTGACCAACTATGTGCTGCTCGAACTGGGTCAACCGATGCACGCTTTCGATAAAGATCGTATTGAAGGCGGCATTGTGGTGCGGATGGCAAAAGAGGGCGAAACGCTGGTGCTGCTTGATGGCACTGAAGCGAAGCTGAATGCTGACACCCTGGTCATTGCCGATCACAACAAGGCGCTGGCGATGGGCGGCATCTTCGGTGGCGAACACTCTGGCGTAAATGAAGAAACGCAAAACGTCCTGCTGGAATGTGCTTTCTTCAGCCCGCTGTCTATCACCGGTCGTGCTCGTCGTCATGGTCTGCATACCGATGCGTCTCATCGTTACGAGCGTGGTGTTGATCCGGCACTGCAGCACAAGGCGATGGAACGTGCGACCCGTCTGCTGATTGACATCTGTGGCGGTGAAGCTGGTCCGGTAATCGATATCACTAACGAAGCAACGCTGCCGAAGCGTGCGACCATCACTTTACGTCGCAGCAAACTGGATCGTCTGATTGGCCATCATATTGCAGATGAGCAGGTGACCGACATTCTGCGCCGTCTCGGCTGTGAAGTGACCGAAGGTAAGGACGAGTGGCAGGCAGTTGCGCCGAGCTGGCGTTTCGACATGGAGATTGAAGAAGATCTGGTCGAAGAAGTGGCGCGTGTTTACGGCTACAACAACATCCCGGATGAACCGGTACAGGCAAGCCTGATTATGGGCACTCACCGTGAAGCTGACTTGTCACTCAAGCGCGTGAAAACGCTGCTCAACGACAAAGGCTATCAGGAAGTGATCACCTATAGCTTCGTTGATCCGAAAGTTCAGCAGCTGATCCATCCAGGCGTTGAAGCCTTGTTGCTGCCTAGCCCGATTTCCGTTGAAATGTCGGCAATGCGTCTTTCTCTGTGGACTGGCCTGCTGGCAACCGTGGTGTACAACCAGAACCGTCAGCAAAACCGCGTGCGCATTTTTGAAAGCGGTCTGCGTTTCGTACCAGATACTCAGGCACCGTTGGGCATTCGTCAGGATCTGATGTTAGCTGGTGTTATTTGCGGTAACCGTTACGAAGAGCACTGGAACCTGGCAAAAGAGACCGTTGATTTCTATGATTTGAAAGGCGATCTTGAATCCGTACTCGACCTGACCGGTAAACTGGCTGACGTTGAGTTCCGTGCAGAAGCGAATCCGGCACTGCATCCGGGACAATCCGCAGCGATTTATCTGAAAGGTGAACGTATTGGTTTTGTTGGGGTTGTTCATCCTGAACTGGAACGTAAACTGGATCTTAACGGTCGCACTCTGGTGTTCGAACTGGAGTGGAACAAGCTCGCAGACCGCGTGGTGCCTCAGGCGCGCGAGATTTCTCGCTTCCCGGCGAACCGTCGTGACATCGCCGTTGTGGTCGCAGAAAACGTTCCTGCTGCGGATATTTTATCCGAATGTAAGAAAGTTGGCGTAAATCAGGTAGTTGGCGTAAACTTATTTGACGTGTACCGTGGTAAGGGTGTTGCGGAGGGGTATAAGAGCCTCGCCATTAGCCTGATCCTACAAGATACCAGCCGTACACTTGAAGAAGAGGAGATTGCCGCTACCGTCGCCAAATGTGTAGAGGCATTAAAAGAGCGATTCCAGGCATCATTGAGGGATTGA
- the ihfA gene encoding integration host factor subunit alpha, with protein sequence MALTKAEMSEYLFDKLGLSKRDAKELVELFFEEIRRALENGEQVKLSGFGNFDLRDKNQRPGRNPKTGEDIPITARRVVTFRPGQKLKSRVENASPKDE encoded by the coding sequence ATGGCGCTTACAAAAGCTGAAATGTCAGAATATCTGTTTGATAAGCTTGGGCTTAGCAAGCGGGATGCCAAAGAACTGGTTGAACTGTTTTTCGAAGAGATCCGTCGCGCTCTGGAGAACGGCGAACAGGTGAAACTCTCTGGTTTTGGTAACTTCGATCTGCGTGATAAGAATCAACGCCCGGGACGTAACCCGAAAACGGGCGAAGATATTCCCATTACAGCACGGCGCGTGGTGACCTTCAGACCCGGACAGAAGTTAAAGAGCCGTGTCGAAAACGCTTCGCCCAAAGACGAGTAA